CTTCTACCCGGAGAACAAGTTTTCTGAGGGAGATTATAGTGGCTAGTCCAGACTAGTTCTAGTAGTACCTTTCTTGTTGGAGGTTTTATCTTTCAATTACTGTTTGTGGCTTTATCTATTTCGTGCTGGATTTTGTTGGAAGACCTTTTCGTGGAGAGAGCGATTTAATCTTTGGTTGGTGCATTGCAACCTTGAAAAACTGTAATGGATCTCTGTTATATGATAGAATGATTTGCTTAAATGTTTTCGCTGCTCGTAAATTCCTTCCCAATGTAAACCTGTACCGGTGGAGGAAATTCTCACTCGAACATGTGGATGGAATCCAAACTAGAAGACAACCACTTTCATGTATACTTAAGCACTGCCCTTGACGATATTAGATCTTCCCACCACGATGAAGaagataacaaaaaagaaaattagtgaATGAATTGCtcatctctctttattttttctgagtGACTCCCTTTCATTTTTTCGATATCATATTCTGATAAGAGAAGACAATAATGCTAGTGAAAATTTACAAGACAAGACAATAGCAACTACATCGATAGGCAAATTTCATGTGATTGCATTAATTAATGAACAGTGCCTGCATAGTTTGACAAAACAGCAACTGTAGCAACATTGTTTCATGACACTTGCGCAGTAATCTGGCAAGAAGCCTGCCTAAGttaaaaatcacaatttttaGACATTTTCCAGCTACAACAGCAACATGATAACAGTCCACGAAGCACCAAAGAGGAGACAAAATTGGGATCGAACAGAAGACAATTTCTAGAAAGTGTTCTTGGAAATGACCTCTCCGAATCTTACATACCACTGCGCATCAGAGGAATTGTTGTCCTGCTGGAGTTGCTGCTGAGGGATCTGCAGATGGGGCTGCTGTCCTTTGCCAATCACAAACTGGGTATAATCGATGTTTTTGGGAGGGGTCGAGCAAGGTTTCTTCGGAGGAGGGGGCAACAATGAACCCAGAAATCTAGAAACCTCGTGCATTGTTGGTCTCTCAGAAGGATTACGTTTTGTGCATAGTAATGCCAGTTGGAATGTTTTCCTTACATGAGATACGTCCATGCATGTTACAGACACCTCAGGATCCACAGTCTCCATTAAAGTGTCATTCTCTGCTTTAGACAGCACCTGAAGATACAACATGAACAAAAAGTTTTTGCATAACTTCCGATACTTGGAGATTAATAATCAcagaaacaaataattaccAGTTGAAGCAAGTTCAAGTCATTATCCACAGCCTTCTTTCCGGTCAATAGCTCCAGAATCACAATCCCAAAGCTATAAACGTCAGACTTTTCAGTTAGCCAAGAAGTCGTGGCGTATTCAGGGTCAATGTAACCTATTGTCCCAACAACATAGGTAGATGCATGAGTTTTTGCTGTAGGAAGACATTTTGCAATTCCAAAATCAGAGAGATGAGCTTCGAAATTTTCGTCAAGTAGAATATTTGAAGATTTCACATCTCTATGAATGATTTTTGGGTTGCAATCATGGTGAAGGTATGAAAGGCCTTGTGCAGCTCCAACAGCTACTTTCAGACGCGTTTCCCAATCCAGTTTCACCTTCTTCGACGGTCCTGCCGTGGATATTAGTTAGAAATATAACAGGTCACTatgaaaaatcacaaaattatactgacaagaataaaattgttaaGAAATTGCTAACCATGAAGAAGATCCCAAAGAGATCCATTCTCCATGTAATCATAGAAGAGAAGATTCCCCATGGGAGAAAACGAGTAGCCATGCAAGCTGACAACATTTCTGTGCCTTATACTGCCTATTGTCTCAAGTTCAGTCTCAAACTCACGAGAGTCGTGAGGATACTGAGTGTAGAGTCGCTTAATTGCAATTGGTCGGGAATTTTTCAACACACATTTGTAAACAGTGCTGGAAGCACCACATCCTATTATGTATTTCTCACTCAAGTTCTCAGTGAGTCTCATTATATCCTCGTATGTGTGGATAGCCATATCCATGTGAAGTACCACCAACTTTGATGAACCTATCCACAAGGAAACATGTGTCAGaacttgaataaaatatgGAAAACCAATTACAAGGATAAAAACAATGTGGTTGTGACCTTGCATCAGGTTCTTGTTTGAGCCCTTTATGAATTGCTTCGGCTGGTTGGACTTGTATACAGCAACTATTATCATCGACAACAATGTAATGAATCCCAATGTGATGCAAACAACTGTTGTCCTTGAAAACACAGCTGAAGAAAAGATTAAAGGTCAACGAAACATAACAAAGccaaaaagataaagatgGCAAATAGGTAAATCAGAAATAGAAGATGAAAAAGgtcaaggaaaacaaaatgaaagcTCAGTAGAGGATTCGGTACCTCTGGATTTCGGGGGGTATGGATCGCATATTGAGCCCAACCAGTGACCGCATAACAAGGGATTCCCGATGAAGCTgacaataaaataagatgataTTCAGCAAATGCATATAAAAGAGATTACTGAAGTGGCGAGTTCGATAGTAACATTTTCCTCTGCCTACCTGTCAGGCGAGAACCGGGAGAAGTTTCTTCCAACAGGAACCAACCCAGTGAAGTTGTTGTAAGAAATGTTCCTGTAAGAAGATGAATCAGTTGCGCACACCAAGAGCATCATCTGGAAATGATTATGTTGCCAAATCGTAAAACTCACAGTTTATCAAGGCTTAAGCAGTTACTTAGTTGCTCGGGAATTCTTCCACTCAAATCATTGTTATTCAATATGCTGCAACATGAAAGAAACACAATTATACATGTATAAGAGCCATGCATAACAGATAACAGTTGATAATAAAGGTTAAGGCTCAAAGATTAACATACAGAGAGGCCAGATTCTGCAGTTGTCCCAACTCCTCCGGGATGCCGCCAGACAAACTGTTAAAAGACATATCCCTacaaaattcttgaatcaTTAGTATTAGGATCTTTGCTCAAAGACAGACCTTTCAGGATAagaatattagtataaattatcatGAAAAGGCTCACATCATCTGTATGCTTCTCAGATTGCCAAATTCAGCGGGAATGGGTCCATCAAGATAATTGTAACTCACGTTCCTAAAAAATGGAGTATACTTCAGATATATTGGGCACCACAGAACTTCAGATGGAGTACTTTACAAATATACAAGTCTCACAGAGTAAGAAGATGCTCCAGGTCACCAACGGAGGCAGGAACAGATCCTGAGAAATTGTTACTCGAAAGATCCCTATGGAAAAGAACTATCAGTCATACAGAGAACATCAAAAAGTCCCTAAAAGCAACAAAGCTTATTATTGAAACTCACAATGTATCTATATTGATAATGTGACCCAGCTCAAGTGGTATGCTGCCTCTAAACTGGTTGGAGGAAAGATTCCTGTGGATGACAAACAAAATTTCATCACATATATCCGGGACAAGCTTACAGACAGTAAACAGTAATGGAGAGTGAAACATACAGATATGTGAGGCTCTCCAGATGTTTTAAACCAGAGGGAATGGATCCATTCAAACGGTTACCATGAACATTTCTGAGAAGAAAGAGTAAACATGTCATGCATAAGATAAAGTgactatatatgaaaaataaattacaaatcttACAACTGATTCAATGCCGTGCAGGAGCTGATGTTCTCAGGAATGGGCCCTTCTAGATTGTTGCTAGAAAGATTTCTGTCGAAGGCAATGACCGTCATTCATCATATAAATGAGCAGGAGGAAAGAATGAAGTTACTTCAATTAAATAGTGACTCACAATTCAAAAAGTTGTTCCAATTTACCAAGTTCAGCTGGTATAGCTCCAGTGAGTTGGTTGCCATTTAATTGCCTTCAAAATGAACTAAATTAGCAACAAAGTACAAAGATAGCGAATCTAATAGTAACAGATTTTGATCTCACAAATAGCTAAGCTTTGTCATATTTCCCAGCTCAGGCGGAATAGGAccagtaagtttgtttccatgaAGGTACCTGAAATAACATATAGGCACTCTTAGGAACAGTAAAAGGAGAGAGAAATGCCTCAAgaattctaaattttgagaagTGCCAAACTAACAGTTTTCCGGTGTAAGAGAGGTTGCCAAGTATTGGTGGAATTGGTCCAACTAATTCATTTTCACTCAAATCCCTGTAACAAAATCAGATAGTTCCCATCTTGTCAGGAAAAACTATTTGCAAAGTTATCAGAGTTGCTGATATCATCATATTAAAACAAGATGTGACATGAACTTGAATACTTACAGGACTGCAAGGGCTTGCATTAAACCTATCACCTCAGGAATCTTTCCAGTTAACATATTCCCTTGCAAAGACCTGCTCAGAAGCAAACAATTTATGAAACATCAATCCTGCCCTCAAGACACGAATAGTATCAGGCTGAAATATTTCGCTTCAAGTAAATAAGTGATGTTCTGTTGTGATGAAACCAAAAATTAGACGTTGTGAGAGTTTTTTCGCTACAAACATTCCAAAGTTGATTAGATAGTAATTAACTTACAGAGTAGCTACTTGCAGAAACCCAATATTGTATGGTATCTCTCCGGTGATTTGATTGTAAGATATATCCCTGTCAACAAAAGGCTTCAAAGCTTTAGAAAGGAACATCgaagaatcaaaataataGTGAATGTAATGAACTTACAGTATCTCAAAGCTTGTGCAATTACCAATGTTGTCTGGTATAGTTCCAGTCAGGTTATTGCCCCTAACATCACTGCAGGGACCGAGAGTAAAGCTTGCAAAATCATGTaggtataaaataattatactataaataaGAACCATGCAGGGCCACTTACAAATACCAAAGGCCAGTCAGTTGACACATATCAGGGGACAATGTTCCTGTTAACAAGTTTCCTCGCAAACCGCTGCACCAAAACAACGCCGGTGGCCAAACATTGTAAATGGACATACATATCAATCAAGAACGAAGTTCCGACATtatgattgaaaattaatgGATGCTATTCTTTACTTACAGATACTGTAGTACTTCATTCCAGTATATCAGTCTCGGTATCTCTCCTATAAGCTGGTTTCGAGCAAGATCGCTTGAGCCATGCACAACAAACAAAACGGGCATTAGTAAAAGGCGAACCAAACATAAGTTGGATGCAGTTCCAAAAGTACTTCATAGAAAAATGTCTTGAAGTTATTCATTCCACCGACTGGAAAGGTAGATCTTAAAGCAGATGGGAAATGCAGAAGCTAACTTACAGCGTCTTCAGGTTAGGAATTTGCGTTAGTGTTGAAGGAATTGGACCAGTTAGCTGGTTGTTCTTCAAGTTCCTGAGACGGACCATTATTAGCACAACAACCTTTAAATGCTTACAAATCACAAGGGATATAAATATCATACAACAAATGACTTACAAAAGCTCAAGCTGCTTAAGCTTAGAGATTGAGAAGGGTATGTCTCCTTCAAGCAGGTTATTAGACAAATCACTGAAATATAACAAACATTAACTTCATTAGGATTTTACCAAGTGCACAAGCTTCGAAAATATCTTAACATTAACTTGCATCAAGAAAGGCATTCTAACTTACAGTAGTAAAAGTGAGATACAATTCCCAATCTCATCTGGGATTTGACCAGTTAATTTGTTTCCCTGAAGGTCCCTGCCAAATAAAACTCAAGATAATTcaatttgacaaataaaagaCGGATGAATGGCTTAAAGATAAGGGCTTCACTATGGGTGCTTACAGAGACTGAAGACTTTTCAGATCTCCAATAGCTGCGGATATTTCTCCACACAAGTTCAGATTTGACAGATTCCTTCACCCAACAGGCCACATCCCAGTTTAAATTTCAGTCTAGTACATACATTGGAGATAGaagaataaagaaagagaagaacatACAGAGCAACAACGGACGTGCTGATATTGCCACAAGATACACCCCGCCATGAACAGAAGTCATCATTGTGAACTTCATCCCAGTCCAGCAGCACATTAGCTACGTTGCTAAATGAAGCTTTGATGGACATCAATGCTTTTCCTGTTACCAccattaacataattatattagcaCAAAATGCAAGAGAAGTGCAGTAACATCAGGAGTTCGGTAATGGCCAGACAAACATACTTCagaaggaaaaacaaattatacaaGCGAAGAAATGAGATTGCTCGTaaagaaacataaacaaaTGAATAAGAAACTACCAATCCCTTTCTTGAAGAACTTccataactaaaatattatatttttctttaaaataatgcGCAAAGTGCCTTTAACTGTCAGTCTGTTGAAAATTACGAGAAATCCATTCTGAGATAAATACATAGtgtcattaaaaatataaataattagaaaaaaaccAGCTCCAACCGACACACAATCGAAAAGGCATTAATTCTTACCAGAAGTAGAAAGGAGAAGAAGTCTAGCAACAAAGTGAAGATGAAATATGTATTGAATTCTCGGGGCAGTAGAAAAAGCATATGAACAGAACACACAGATAAAATATGTAACGCGGACGCATTCTACATACCTCACATTTTCAAAAGATTTGGCTGGCTGGAGATTGAAGTTCGAGTAATGGTAGATTTAGAAAAACCGTTTAATGTTATTCAATTTCCTCAGAAACcaagcaaaagaaaactgGAAGGAGGAAATCatccagaaaagaaaaagaaaattaagaaaactacAAACTGGCTTCATCATTCACTACccagaagaaaatagaaagtaACCCTTTTAGGCTTTAAAGCCAAGAATCAGAACATTCCAAAACGGGCAAATAATTTCACGAAACAGAGAGT
This region of Sesamum indicum cultivar Zhongzhi No. 13 linkage group LG4, S_indicum_v1.0, whole genome shotgun sequence genomic DNA includes:
- the LOC105160562 gene encoding LRR receptor-like serine/threonine-protein kinase ERL1 isoform X2, giving the protein MTVVEEQLFVEGKTNMKMGLLYFVLVFFLLFPLASPLSDEGKALMSIKASFSNVANVLLDWDEVHNDDFCSWRGVSCGNISTSVVALNLSNLNLCGEISAAIGDLKSLQSLDLQGNKLTGQIPDEIGNCISLLLLDLSNNLLEGDIPFSISKLKQLELLNLKNNQLTGPIPSTLTQIPNLKTLDLARNQLIGEIPRLIYWNEVLQYLGLRGNLLTGTLSPDMCQLTGLWYFDVRGNNLTGTIPDNIGNCTSFEILDISYNQITGEIPYNIGFLQVATLSLQGNMLTGKIPEVIGLMQALAVLDLSENELVGPIPPILGNLSYTGKLYLHGNKLTGPIPPELGNMTKLSYLQLNGNQLTGAIPAELGKLEQLFELNLSSNNLEGPIPENISSCTALNQLNVHGNRLNGSIPSGLKHLESLTYLNLSSNQFRGSIPLELGHIINIDTLDLSSNNFSGSVPASVGDLEHLLTLNVSYNYLDGPIPAEFGNLRSIQMMDMSFNSLSGGIPEELGQLQNLASLILNNNDLSGRIPEQLSNCLSLDKLNISYNNFTGLVPVGRNFSRFSPDSFIGNPLLCGHWLGSICDPYPPKSRAVFSRTTVVCITLGFITLLSMIIVAVYKSNQPKQFIKGSNKNLMQGSSKLVVLHMDMAIHTYEDIMRLTENLSEKYIIGCGASSTVYKCVLKNSRPIAIKRLYTQYPHDSREFETELETIGSIRHRNVVSLHGYSFSPMGNLLFYDYMENGSLWDLLHGPSKKVKLDWETRLKVAVGAAQGLSYLHHDCNPKIIHRDVKSSNILLDENFEAHLSDFGIAKCLPTAKTHASTYVVGTIGYIDPEYATTSWLTEKSDVYSFGIVILELLTGKKAVDNDLNLLQLVLSKAENDTLMETVDPEVSVTCMDVSHVRKTFQLALLCTKRNPSERPTMHEVSRFLGSLLPPPPKKPCSTPPKNIDYTQFVIGKGQQPHLQIPQQQLQQDNNSSDAQWYVRFGEVISKNTF
- the LOC105160562 gene encoding LRR receptor-like serine/threonine-protein kinase ERL1 isoform X1, giving the protein MTVVEEQLFVEGKTNMKMGLLYFVLVFFLLFPLASPLSDEGKALMSIKASFSNVANVLLDWDEVHNDDFCSWRGVSCGNISTSVVALNLSNLNLCGEISAAIGDLKSLQSLDLQGNKLTGQIPDEIGNCISLLLLDLSNNLLEGDIPFSISKLKQLELLNLKNNQLTGPIPSTLTQIPNLKTLDLARNQLIGEIPRLIYWNEVLQYLGLRGNLLTGTLSPDMCQLTGLWYFDVRGNNLTGTIPDNIGNCTSFEILDISYNQITGEIPYNIGFLQVATLSLQGNMLTGKIPEVIGLMQALAVLDLSENELVGPIPPILGNLSYTGKLYLHGNKLTGPIPPELGNMTKLSYLQLNGNQLTGAIPAELGKLEQLFELNLSSNNLEGPIPENISSCTALNQLNVHGNRLNGSIPSGLKHLESLTYLNLSSNQFRGSIPLELGHIINIDTLDLSSNNFSGSVPASVGDLEHLLTLNVSYNYLDGPIPAEFGNLRSIQMMDMSFNSLSGGIPEELGQLQNLASLILNNNDLSGRIPEQLSNCLSLDKLNISYNNFTGLVPVGRNFSRFSPDSFIGNPLLCGHWLGSICDPYPPKSRAVFSRTTVVCITLGFITLLSMIIVAVYKSNQPKQFIKGSNKNLMQGHNHIVFILVIGFPYFIQVLTHVSLWIGSSKLVVLHMDMAIHTYEDIMRLTENLSEKYIIGCGASSTVYKCVLKNSRPIAIKRLYTQYPHDSREFETELETIGSIRHRNVVSLHGYSFSPMGNLLFYDYMENGSLWDLLHGPSKKVKLDWETRLKVAVGAAQGLSYLHHDCNPKIIHRDVKSSNILLDENFEAHLSDFGIAKCLPTAKTHASTYVVGTIGYIDPEYATTSWLTEKSDVYSFGIVILELLTGKKAVDNDLNLLQLVLSKAENDTLMETVDPEVSVTCMDVSHVRKTFQLALLCTKRNPSERPTMHEVSRFLGSLLPPPPKKPCSTPPKNIDYTQFVIGKGQQPHLQIPQQQLQQDNNSSDAQWYVRFGEVISKNTF
- the LOC105160562 gene encoding LRR receptor-like serine/threonine-protein kinase ERL2 isoform X3 yields the protein MSIKASFSNVANVLLDWDEVHNDDFCSWRGVSCGNISTSVVALNLSNLNLCGEISAAIGDLKSLQSLDLQGNKLTGQIPDEIGNCISLLLLDLSNNLLEGDIPFSISKLKQLELLNLKNNQLTGPIPSTLTQIPNLKTLDLARNQLIGEIPRLIYWNEVLQYLGLRGNLLTGTLSPDMCQLTGLWYFDVRGNNLTGTIPDNIGNCTSFEILDISYNQITGEIPYNIGFLQVATLSLQGNMLTGKIPEVIGLMQALAVLDLSENELVGPIPPILGNLSYTGKLYLHGNKLTGPIPPELGNMTKLSYLQLNGNQLTGAIPAELGKLEQLFELNLSSNNLEGPIPENISSCTALNQLNVHGNRLNGSIPSGLKHLESLTYLNLSSNQFRGSIPLELGHIINIDTLDLSSNNFSGSVPASVGDLEHLLTLNVSYNYLDGPIPAEFGNLRSIQMMDMSFNSLSGGIPEELGQLQNLASLILNNNDLSGRIPEQLSNCLSLDKLNISYNNFTGLVPVGRNFSRFSPDSFIGNPLLCGHWLGSICDPYPPKSRAVFSRTTVVCITLGFITLLSMIIVAVYKSNQPKQFIKGSNKNLMQGSSKLVVLHMDMAIHTYEDIMRLTENLSEKYIIGCGASSTVYKCVLKNSRPIAIKRLYTQYPHDSREFETELETIGSIRHRNVVSLHGYSFSPMGNLLFYDYMENGSLWDLLHGPSKKVKLDWETRLKVAVGAAQGLSYLHHDCNPKIIHRDVKSSNILLDENFEAHLSDFGIAKCLPTAKTHASTYVVGTIGYIDPEYATTSWLTEKSDVYSFGIVILELLTGKKAVDNDLNLLQLVLSKAENDTLMETVDPEVSVTCMDVSHVRKTFQLALLCTKRNPSERPTMHEVSRFLGSLLPPPPKKPCSTPPKNIDYTQFVIGKGQQPHLQIPQQQLQQDNNSSDAQWYVRFGEVISKNTF